The following coding sequences are from one Xiphophorus couchianus chromosome 22, X_couchianus-1.0, whole genome shotgun sequence window:
- the gng4 gene encoding guanine nucleotide-binding protein G(I)/G(S)/G(O) subunit gamma-4: MKDSIANNSTASISQARKAVEQLKMEACMDRIKVSKAAADLMAYCDAHTREDPLIVPVPASENPFREKKFFCNIL; the protein is encoded by the exons ATGAAGGACAGCATCGCCAACAACAGCACAGCCAGCATCTCCCAGGCCAGGAAAGCAGTGGAGCAGCTGAAGATGGAGGCCTGCATGGACAGGATAAAG GTCTCCAAAGCAGCTGCAGACCTGATGGCGTACTGCGACGCCCACACACGCGAGGACCCCCTCATCGTTCCCGTCCCCGCCTCCGAGAACCCGTTCCGGGAGAAGAAGTTCTTCTGCAACATCCTCTGA